The following are from one region of the Endozoicomonas sp. 4G genome:
- the znuB gene encoding zinc ABC transporter permease subunit ZnuB, whose translation MPELLLTALLAGSGVAIVAGPLGCFVVWRKMAYFGDTLSHSALLGVALGLLLNIDLNLSIVVCSLFLAVLLVSLQEQRKMASDTLLGILAHSSLSLGLVAVSFSENVRIDMMSYLFGDILATSPKDLFWIYGGGALVLTTLAWLWRPLLAMTIHAELAQVEGFPVRRTKLVLTLLMALVIAVAMKIVGVLLITSLMIIPAATAQRFSRTPEQMAIMAGIIGLLSVAGGLAASWYLDTPSGPSVVVCSFLIFVLSLSFKRS comes from the coding sequence ATGCCTGAATTGCTCCTCACTGCCCTGCTGGCAGGGTCAGGGGTTGCCATAGTGGCAGGCCCACTGGGTTGTTTTGTGGTCTGGAGGAAGATGGCCTACTTTGGCGATACCCTCTCTCATTCGGCACTTCTGGGAGTGGCCCTGGGGCTACTGCTCAACATTGATCTTAACCTGTCCATCGTCGTGTGTTCGCTGTTTCTTGCGGTTCTGCTGGTGTCACTTCAGGAACAACGAAAAATGGCATCCGACACCTTATTGGGGATTCTTGCCCATAGCAGCCTTTCCCTGGGCCTTGTTGCGGTCAGTTTTTCCGAGAACGTCCGGATCGACATGATGTCTTACCTGTTTGGAGACATTCTTGCCACTTCACCCAAAGACCTGTTCTGGATATACGGCGGTGGTGCACTGGTTCTCACCACACTGGCCTGGCTGTGGCGACCTCTGCTGGCCATGACCATCCATGCCGAGCTGGCACAGGTTGAAGGTTTTCCGGTTCGAAGAACCAAACTGGTCCTGACCTTACTGATGGCGCTGGTGATTGCGGTGGCCATGAAAATTGTCGGTGTCCTGTTGATCACATCATTGATGATCATTCCAGCGGCAACAGCCCAGAGGTTTTCCCGAACCCCGGAACAGATGGCTATCATGGCTGGCATCATTGGCTTGCTGAGTGTTGCAGGAGGGTTAGCTGCATCCTGGTACCTGGATACACCGTCAGGGCCTTCCGTTGTCGTCTGTAGCTTCCTGATTTTTGTTTTGAGTTTGAGCTTTAAGCGCAGTTGA